The Pseudofrankia inefficax genome window below encodes:
- a CDS encoding inorganic diphosphatase: protein MDLEFDVTIEIPKGQRNKYEMDHHTGRIRLDRMLFTSTHYPSDYGFIEGTLGRDGDPLDALVLLEEPTFPGCLVRCRTIGMFQMTDEKGPDDKVLCVPVADIRQEHLRDIRHLPEFDRLEIQHFFEVYKDLEPGKSVEGASWVGRADAEREILASIKRLETDGAEHAPVVDEVETEAETETA, encoded by the coding sequence GTGGACCTCGAGTTCGACGTGACCATCGAGATCCCCAAGGGGCAGCGCAACAAGTACGAGATGGATCACCACACGGGGCGGATCCGGCTGGACCGGATGCTGTTCACCTCCACCCACTACCCGTCCGACTACGGGTTCATCGAGGGCACGCTCGGCCGCGACGGTGACCCGCTGGACGCGCTCGTGCTGCTGGAGGAGCCGACCTTCCCGGGCTGCCTGGTGCGCTGCCGGACGATCGGCATGTTCCAGATGACCGACGAGAAGGGCCCGGACGACAAGGTCCTGTGCGTGCCCGTGGCCGACATCCGCCAGGAGCACCTGCGCGACATCCGGCACCTGCCGGAGTTCGACCGGCTGGAGATCCAGCACTTCTTCGAGGTCTACAAGGACCTCGAGCCCGGCAAGTCGGTCGAGGGCGCCAGCTGGGTCGGCCGCGCCGACGCCGAGCGCGAGATCCTCGCGTCGATCAAGCGTCTGGAGACCGACGGGGCGGAGCACGCTCCCGTCGTCGACGAGGTCGAGACCGAGGCGGAGACCGAGACCGCCTGA
- a CDS encoding zinc-dependent metalloprotease produces the protein MAVATARKLVRPGPQLTRAEADEVVSSLRRLAVDAERHVEDYTHLRPAAAVTPIAVVDRPEWARSNVAGLRMITTPLLDRLADNAKGSLSTAVGRRVTGVQLGSALAYLAGKVLGQYEVFLPPEEYGPTATPARSDWADGAGPVGRLSLVAPNIAHAERQLGVVPRDFRLWVCLHEQTHRSQFTAVPWLRAHLESEIGAFIEATDLDPDVLADRLRSAVGALRGAVRDRGPDAPSVVEALQTPAQRSVLDRLQALMTLLEGHADQVMDAVGPQVVPTVADIRARFDTRRSGGSPLDRFVRRLLGLDMKLRQYRQGGAFVRAVVAEAGVDGFNLVWQSPATLPSQAEIADPGAWMARVLGSRPSISA, from the coding sequence CTGGCGGTCGCGACGGCCCGCAAGCTGGTCCGGCCCGGCCCGCAGCTCACCCGCGCCGAGGCCGACGAGGTCGTCAGCAGCCTGCGCAGGCTCGCGGTGGACGCCGAGCGGCACGTCGAGGACTACACCCACCTGCGGCCGGCCGCAGCGGTGACGCCGATCGCCGTCGTCGACCGGCCCGAATGGGCCCGTTCCAACGTCGCCGGCCTTCGCATGATCACTACCCCGCTGCTCGACCGGCTGGCCGACAACGCCAAGGGCTCGCTGTCGACGGCCGTCGGCCGCCGCGTCACCGGCGTGCAGCTCGGCTCGGCGCTCGCCTACCTCGCGGGCAAGGTTCTCGGCCAGTACGAGGTCTTCCTCCCGCCCGAGGAGTACGGGCCGACCGCCACGCCGGCGCGGTCCGACTGGGCCGACGGCGCGGGGCCGGTGGGCCGGCTGAGCCTGGTCGCGCCGAACATCGCGCACGCCGAGCGCCAGTTGGGCGTCGTCCCGCGTGACTTCCGGCTGTGGGTGTGCCTGCACGAGCAGACCCACCGCAGCCAGTTCACCGCCGTGCCGTGGCTGCGCGCCCACCTCGAGTCCGAGATCGGCGCCTTCATCGAGGCCACCGACCTGGACCCTGACGTGCTCGCGGACCGGCTGCGCTCGGCCGTCGGAGCGCTGCGCGGCGCCGTGCGCGACCGCGGCCCGGACGCCCCGAGCGTGGTCGAGGCACTCCAGACGCCGGCCCAACGGTCGGTGCTCGACCGGTTGCAGGCGCTCATGACGCTGTTGGAGGGCCACGCCGACCAGGTGATGGACGCCGTCGGCCCGCAGGTGGTGCCGACCGTCGCCGACATTCGCGCGAGGTTCGACACCCGTCGCTCCGGCGGCTCGCCGCTGGACCGGTTCGTGCGCCGGCTGCTCGGCCTGGACATGAAGCTGCGCCAGTACCGGCAGGGCGGCGCGTTCGTGCGCGCGGTCGTCGCCGAGGCGGGTGTCGACGGGTTCAACCTGGTCTGGCAGTCGCCCGCTACGCTGCCGAGCCAGGCCGAGATCGCCGACCCAGGGGCCTGGATGGCTCGCGTCCTGGGTAGCCGTCCGTCCATCTCCGCCTAG
- the dacB gene encoding D-alanyl-D-alanine carboxypeptidase/D-alanyl-D-alanine endopeptidase: MTAGARVGGLTALAGALLAGSLTISPGPGGDKAPGPTVPPVSAAPLAGLAANRPLPDPAALSGRLAGPFANPLLGSPAGLVVDGLTGKVLFDQRASVPTAPASTLKTAVAAAALRTFSAGTRLTTRVVYLPPPAGPSTPGPGVRQGGTLWLVGAGDPTLTAATGPAGYPASISAKLSELAAQVHAAGITSVSRLIGDGTLYQGPATAPGWKDVYVSEGDVTPVSALEVDAGRPTPGAVGPRTGTPDAAAAGAFAAALHTAGVAVGGLGTGPADPAAKTVATAASPPIPVLVERMLTDSDNDIAESLGRLVARAHGLPPTFAGATAAVGKVLTQLGIDTAGMSLADVSGLSVTDAIMPRTLVAILRTATLPGHPELRPLITGLPIAGFSGTLGDRYGGTDTAPAAGDVRAKTGSLSTVTSLAGQLVDADGRLLLFGFFAPVNESTAAKASLDRVAAALAGCGCSAAGPPASTSAGTAPVQPDKGGEPQAATQRGH; this comes from the coding sequence GTGACAGCAGGTGCCCGGGTCGGCGGCCTCACCGCGCTGGCCGGCGCGCTGCTCGCCGGATCGCTGACGATCTCCCCCGGGCCCGGAGGAGACAAGGCGCCCGGCCCGACGGTACCCCCGGTCAGCGCGGCGCCTCTGGCAGGCCTGGCCGCGAACCGCCCGCTCCCGGATCCGGCCGCTCTTTCCGGCCGCCTGGCCGGGCCCTTCGCGAACCCGCTGCTGGGCAGCCCGGCGGGCCTGGTGGTCGACGGCCTGACGGGGAAGGTCCTGTTCGACCAACGGGCCTCGGTGCCGACCGCGCCCGCCTCGACGCTGAAGACCGCCGTGGCCGCCGCCGCGCTGCGTACCTTCTCCGCCGGCACCCGGCTGACGACCCGGGTGGTCTACCTGCCGCCCCCCGCCGGGCCGTCCACCCCGGGCCCGGGCGTCCGCCAGGGCGGCACGCTCTGGCTGGTCGGCGCGGGCGACCCGACGCTGACCGCCGCGACCGGCCCGGCCGGCTACCCGGCCAGCATCAGCGCGAAGCTCTCGGAGCTGGCCGCCCAGGTCCACGCCGCGGGGATCACCTCGGTCAGCCGGCTGATCGGCGACGGGACGCTCTACCAGGGTCCGGCCACCGCGCCCGGCTGGAAGGACGTCTACGTGTCCGAAGGCGACGTCACACCGGTCTCGGCGCTGGAGGTCGACGCGGGCCGGCCCACGCCGGGGGCTGTCGGGCCGAGAACCGGTACCCCGGACGCCGCCGCGGCCGGCGCGTTCGCGGCCGCGCTGCACACCGCGGGCGTCGCCGTGGGCGGCCTGGGCACCGGGCCGGCCGACCCCGCGGCCAAGACGGTCGCCACGGCCGCGAGCCCCCCGATCCCGGTGCTGGTCGAGCGAATGCTGACCGACTCGGACAACGACATCGCCGAGAGCCTCGGCCGGCTCGTCGCGCGCGCCCACGGGCTGCCGCCGACGTTCGCCGGCGCGACCGCCGCCGTCGGAAAGGTGCTGACACAGCTCGGTATCGACACCGCCGGGATGTCACTGGCCGATGTGAGCGGCCTGTCGGTGACGGACGCGATCATGCCGAGGACGCTGGTGGCGATTCTGCGGACCGCGACGCTGCCCGGCCATCCCGAGCTGCGCCCGCTGATCACCGGCCTGCCGATCGCGGGATTCTCCGGCACGCTCGGCGACCGGTACGGCGGCACCGACACCGCGCCGGCCGCCGGCGACGTGCGGGCGAAGACCGGCAGCCTGAGCACCGTCACCAGCCTCGCCGGCCAGCTCGTCGACGCGGACGGGCGGCTGTTGCTGTTCGGCTTCTTCGCGCCGGTCAACGAGTCGACGGCCGCGAAGGCGAGCCTCGACCGGGTCGCCGCTGCCCTCGCCGGCTGCGGCTGTTCCGCCGCCGGGCCGCCGGCCTCCACGTCCGCCGGCACGGCGCCCGTCCAGCCCGACAAGGGCGGCGAGCCGCAGGCAGCCACCCAGCGCGGGCACTGA
- the ftsH gene encoding ATP-dependent zinc metalloprotease FtsH, whose protein sequence is MTPRRIFRGWVVLALLVLLVIFLTTNVLSGPKEYSKENLHDIQAKIAAGQVKSATIEDSKQIVQITTKDDKKYESSYVTNQAVSLAAELNDKNVPYEVKVERSNVLVSLLLNLLPLVLVVALFLFLMNQMQGGGNRVMNFGKSKAKLVNKDTPKTTFADVAGADEALEELQEIKEFLENPGKFQAIGAKIPKGVLLYGPPGTGKTLLARAVAGEAGVPFYSISGSDFVEMFVGVGASRVRDLFEQAKANAPAIIFVDEIDAVGRHRGAGLGGGHDEREQTLNQLLVEMDGFDVKGGVILIAATNRPDILDPALLRPGRFDRQIVVDRPDLLGREAILKVHAKGKPIGPDVDLLVIARRTPGFTGADLANVLNEAALLAARADQKMISSDLLEESIDRVLAGPERKTRAMSDKEKKRIAYHEGGHALVAHALPNSDPVHKITILPRGRALGYTMQLPLEDKYLSTRSEMLDKLAVLLGGRTAEEVVFHEPTTGASDDIEKATQIARAMVTQYGMSDKLGALKFGAESGEVFLGREVGHQRDYSEAVAGEIDNEVRKLIEAAHDEAWEVLNTYRDELDNLVLRLMDTETLSKDDVLETFATVQKRPVRGFYTGVGRRVPSDRPPVQTPAELGLVASDVADLVKGNGNGNGHPTGNGSPGLNNPAAAPGQGADTGHGPVSGPVNGPTGPAGPPAAPPPDAPRISNPWAPPVWPNDDERKRS, encoded by the coding sequence ATGACTCCAAGAAGAATCTTCCGCGGCTGGGTGGTCCTGGCTCTCCTGGTCCTGCTTGTGATCTTCCTGACGACCAACGTCTTGTCTGGTCCCAAGGAGTACAGCAAGGAGAACCTGCACGATATCCAGGCCAAGATCGCTGCTGGCCAGGTCAAGAGTGCCACGATCGAGGACTCCAAGCAGATAGTCCAGATCACGACCAAGGACGACAAGAAGTACGAGTCGAGCTACGTCACCAACCAGGCGGTCTCGCTTGCCGCCGAGTTGAACGACAAGAACGTCCCGTACGAGGTCAAGGTCGAGCGCAGCAACGTCCTGGTCTCGCTGCTACTCAACCTGTTGCCTCTGGTGCTCGTGGTCGCGTTGTTCCTGTTCCTGATGAACCAGATGCAGGGCGGCGGCAACCGCGTGATGAACTTCGGCAAGTCCAAGGCCAAGCTGGTCAACAAGGACACACCGAAGACGACCTTCGCGGACGTGGCCGGCGCCGACGAGGCACTGGAGGAACTCCAGGAGATCAAGGAGTTCCTGGAGAATCCAGGAAAATTCCAGGCCATCGGGGCCAAGATCCCCAAGGGCGTGCTGTTGTACGGCCCACCGGGCACCGGTAAGACGCTGCTGGCCCGTGCGGTCGCCGGCGAGGCAGGCGTGCCGTTCTACTCGATCTCGGGCTCTGACTTCGTCGAGATGTTCGTCGGTGTCGGCGCGAGCCGGGTCCGCGACCTGTTCGAGCAGGCCAAGGCGAACGCGCCGGCGATCATCTTCGTCGACGAGATCGACGCGGTCGGCCGTCACCGCGGCGCCGGCCTCGGCGGTGGCCACGACGAGCGCGAGCAGACGCTCAACCAGCTGCTCGTCGAGATGGACGGCTTCGACGTCAAGGGCGGCGTGATCCTGATCGCCGCGACCAACCGGCCGGACATCCTCGACCCGGCGCTGCTGCGCCCGGGCCGGTTCGACCGGCAGATCGTGGTCGACCGCCCTGACCTACTGGGCCGTGAGGCGATCCTCAAGGTGCACGCCAAGGGCAAGCCGATCGGCCCGGACGTCGACCTGCTGGTCATCGCCCGCCGTACCCCCGGCTTCACCGGTGCGGACCTGGCCAACGTGCTGAACGAGGCCGCGCTGCTGGCCGCTCGCGCGGACCAGAAGATGATCTCCTCTGACCTGCTGGAGGAGTCGATCGACCGCGTGCTCGCCGGCCCGGAGCGCAAGACCCGGGCGATGAGCGACAAGGAGAAGAAGCGCATCGCCTACCACGAGGGCGGACACGCCCTGGTGGCACACGCGCTGCCGAACTCCGACCCGGTCCACAAGATCACGATTCTGCCCCGTGGCCGGGCGCTCGGCTACACGATGCAGCTCCCCCTGGAGGACAAGTACCTGTCCACCCGGTCGGAGATGCTCGACAAGCTGGCCGTGCTGCTCGGCGGCCGGACCGCGGAGGAGGTCGTCTTCCACGAGCCGACCACCGGAGCGAGCGACGACATCGAGAAGGCGACCCAGATCGCCCGCGCGATGGTCACCCAGTACGGCATGTCGGACAAGCTGGGCGCGCTGAAGTTCGGCGCCGAGTCGGGCGAGGTGTTCCTCGGCCGTGAGGTCGGACACCAGCGCGACTACTCCGAGGCCGTCGCCGGCGAGATCGACAACGAGGTTCGCAAGCTCATCGAGGCCGCGCACGACGAGGCCTGGGAGGTGCTGAACACCTACCGCGACGAGCTGGACAACCTTGTCCTACGGCTGATGGACACCGAGACCCTCAGCAAGGACGACGTGCTGGAGACCTTCGCCACCGTTCAGAAGCGGCCGGTTCGTGGTTTCTACACGGGCGTCGGCCGACGGGTACCGTCGGATCGTCCACCCGTGCAGACCCCTGCCGAGCTGGGTCTGGTCGCGTCCGACGTGGCCGACCTGGTCAAGGGCAACGGGAACGGAAACGGTCACCCGACCGGCAACGGCTCGCCAGGCCTCAACAACCCGGCGGCCGCTCCCGGGCAGGGTGCCGACACCGGCCACGGCCCGGTCTCCGGGCCCGTCAACGGCCCGACCGGGCCGGCCGGGCCACCGGCCGCGCCCCCGCCGGATGCTCCACGGATCTCGAACCCGTGGGCGCCCCCGGTGTGGCCGAACGACGACGAAAGGAAACGCAGTTGA
- the folE gene encoding GTP cyclohydrolase I FolE has protein sequence MTSETDLLSADLDHLDDEGGSAAETGSGSGAAVAEFRPGNGRIRPFDHDRVAAAVRELLIGIGEDPDREGLRKTPDRVARAYAEAVEGLGRDPADVLTTVFDEGHDEMVLVRDIDFSSLCEHHLVVFSGKAHVAYIPNENGQITGLSKLARLVDLYARRPQVQERLTSQVADALVDVLQPRGVMVVVEAEHLCMSMRGVRKPGACTVTSAVRGQFLSPATRNEGMSLILSSHRR, from the coding sequence TTGACGTCCGAGACCGACCTCCTGTCCGCCGACCTCGACCACCTCGATGACGAGGGCGGCTCGGCGGCGGAGACTGGGTCAGGTTCCGGCGCCGCCGTCGCGGAGTTCCGGCCGGGCAACGGTCGGATACGCCCGTTCGACCACGACCGCGTCGCCGCTGCGGTGCGTGAGCTGCTGATCGGCATCGGGGAGGACCCGGATCGGGAGGGCCTGCGCAAGACGCCCGACCGGGTCGCCCGTGCCTACGCGGAGGCGGTCGAGGGGCTGGGCCGCGACCCCGCCGACGTGCTGACCACCGTCTTCGACGAGGGTCACGACGAGATGGTGCTGGTGCGCGACATCGACTTCTCGTCGCTGTGCGAGCACCACCTGGTCGTCTTCTCAGGGAAGGCGCATGTCGCCTACATCCCGAACGAGAACGGCCAGATCACCGGCCTGTCGAAGCTGGCCCGGCTGGTCGACCTGTATGCCCGCCGGCCGCAGGTACAGGAGCGGCTGACCTCGCAGGTCGCCGACGCGCTGGTGGACGTGCTCCAGCCGCGCGGGGTCATGGTGGTCGTCGAGGCGGAGCACCTGTGCATGTCGATGCGCGGGGTCCGCAAGCCTGGCGCCTGCACGGTCACGTCCGCGGTCCGGGGCCAGTTCCTCTCCCCCGCGACCCGCAACGAGGGCATGAGCC
- the hpt gene encoding hypoxanthine phosphoribosyltransferase has product MTGSASPASGQRIHPSGSPAPAVAAIRLAVRHAVADLPPGALVLVACSGGPDSLALAAATAFVAPRRALRAGLLTVDHGWDGASDQRAESVVAQGRALRLDPVELLVAHSARSEGAARDARRAALAAAAERLGAAALLLGHTLDDQAETVLLRLARGAGARSLGAMSPRDGLLRRPLLGLRKEQTRAACRAEGLDVWEDPTNADAAFARARVRHALLPALEEQLGPGIAESLSRSADLLRADAEALDALTDDAYAQATAGSPAGAGSVELAVEALGSLPSALRTRVLRRAALALGASASALRAEHVWAMEELVTRWRGQQPVPLPSGVTARRRGDRISVAGPGETRSGRRGTADGGDAASGPTGPRPSPRRPDAARPDAEEGMPVSQAEVSAPDSADQSTTGSPDQSKPGSAPADTPPWHDGDIGEVLVSEEEIATRIAALAAQVDADYAGRELLLVGVLKGAVMVMADLSRALRTPVTMEFMAVSSYGSASSSSGVVRILKDLDRSIEGRDVLVVEDIIDSGLTLSWLLKNLRSRNPGSLEVLALFRKPEAITVDVDVRYVGFDIPSAFVVGYGLDYAEHYRTLPFVGTLTPEAIARGPRPS; this is encoded by the coding sequence GTGACCGGTTCCGCGAGCCCCGCCAGCGGGCAGCGGATCCACCCGTCGGGGTCGCCGGCGCCGGCCGTGGCCGCCATCCGGTTGGCCGTGCGGCACGCCGTCGCCGATCTGCCGCCCGGAGCGCTGGTGCTGGTCGCCTGCTCGGGGGGGCCGGACTCGTTGGCGCTGGCCGCCGCGACGGCGTTCGTCGCGCCGCGCCGCGCCCTGCGCGCCGGGCTGCTCACGGTCGACCACGGCTGGGACGGCGCCTCCGACCAGCGGGCCGAGTCCGTCGTCGCGCAGGGCCGGGCGCTGCGGTTGGACCCGGTGGAGCTGTTGGTCGCGCACTCGGCCCGGTCCGAGGGAGCCGCGCGGGACGCCCGGCGGGCGGCGCTCGCGGCCGCCGCCGAACGGTTGGGCGCCGCGGCGCTGCTGCTCGGCCACACCTTGGACGACCAGGCCGAGACCGTGCTGCTGAGGCTCGCCCGCGGCGCCGGGGCCCGCTCGCTGGGCGCCATGTCGCCGCGCGACGGACTGCTGCGCCGGCCGCTGCTGGGACTGCGCAAGGAGCAGACCAGGGCCGCCTGCCGCGCCGAGGGTCTAGACGTGTGGGAGGACCCGACGAACGCCGACGCGGCCTTCGCCAGAGCCCGCGTCCGGCACGCCCTGCTGCCGGCGCTGGAGGAACAGCTCGGTCCTGGTATCGCCGAGTCGTTGTCCCGCAGCGCCGACCTGCTGCGCGCCGATGCCGAGGCGCTCGACGCGCTGACGGATGACGCCTATGCCCAGGCCACCGCCGGTTCACCGGCCGGCGCTGGTTCGGTCGAACTCGCCGTCGAGGCGCTCGGGTCGTTACCCAGCGCGCTGCGGACCCGGGTGCTGCGCCGGGCCGCGCTCGCGCTGGGCGCATCGGCGTCCGCGCTGCGCGCCGAGCACGTCTGGGCGATGGAGGAGCTGGTGACCCGATGGCGCGGGCAGCAGCCGGTCCCGCTGCCGTCCGGCGTCACCGCCCGGCGTCGAGGTGACAGGATCAGCGTGGCCGGACCGGGCGAGACCAGGTCCGGGCGCCGCGGGACGGCGGACGGTGGCGACGCTGCATCAGGGCCGACCGGCCCGCGACCATCGCCGCGCCGGCCTGACGCCGCGCGGCCCGACGCCGAGGAGGGCATGCCGGTGAGCCAGGCCGAAGTGAGCGCACCCGACTCCGCTGATCAAAGCACAACCGGCTCGCCCGATCAGAGCAAACCCGGCTCGGCGCCCGCCGACACGCCGCCCTGGCACGACGGGGACATCGGCGAGGTCCTCGTCAGCGAGGAGGAGATCGCCACCCGCATCGCCGCCCTCGCCGCGCAGGTCGACGCCGACTACGCCGGGCGCGAGCTGCTGCTGGTGGGCGTGCTCAAGGGCGCTGTCATGGTCATGGCCGACCTCTCGCGGGCGCTGCGTACCCCCGTGACCATGGAGTTCATGGCCGTGTCGTCCTACGGCTCGGCGAGTTCCTCGTCCGGAGTGGTCCGCATCCTCAAGGATCTGGACCGGTCGATCGAGGGACGCGACGTCCTGGTAGTCGAGGACATCATCGACTCCGGGCTGACCCTGTCCTGGCTACTCAAGAACCTGCGTTCGCGTAACCCGGGCTCGCTTGAGGTGCTGGCGCTGTTCCGGAAGCCGGAGGCCATCACCGTCGACGTCGACGTCCGATATGTCGGTTTCGACATCCCGAGCGCCTTTGTGGTCGGCTACGGCCTCGACTATGCCGAGCACTACCGAACCTTGCCGTTCGTGGGGACACTCACCCCCGAAGCAATCGCCCGAGGCCCCCGCCCGTCCTGA